Below is a genomic region from Raphanus sativus cultivar WK10039 chromosome 4, ASM80110v3, whole genome shotgun sequence.
aattaaaacctcaatattaaaattttacaaataaagtTGTTCTACAGCACCTCTATTGAAGATGTTTTTTGTAACTCAGTCGCTCGCGGCGGTAACTAAATTTTTTGATGTCTATGTTTATCAATGTTTTAAGAGAATTTTCTATCCCACTCCATACTTTACTCAATTTATAGAATAAGTGGAATAGaaaatggagtaatgaacataaaataaaaacattactttataaatggagtaatgcttttattttttttgttcactagTCCATATCTCATTCCGTTTATATTATAAATGAAGTAAAATATGGAGTGAAAATGAAAATGCcttaatatacttaaaatatgATTGGTTATCAGGTAAAATAAAATGgtgaaaaatatgataaaatgaGAGGggtaaaaataacaaaattgaaGGAAACTTTTTCATCTCATTAATAGTTGAAGTGAGATTTACTCTACTTTTAatgtttttcactttttataGTAAAAGAGGTGAAATCATATTCCTTTTGATTGGATGAAAGTAGAGTAAAATTGCTGAAATATTTTTTCACCCACTTTAGTTTACTCTAACTCAACCATATAATCATaacctaaattttaaaaattttaatctaatACAATTTTATCAACCAATTTTAACATAGTTTAATCTGCTTTCAGCGTAAGcaattataaatattgaataagttaaaaaaaacaaagaacagCAATGGTCAAGATCTGGATTGATGAAGTTGAAAGTTTGAATccagttgatcaaaaaaaaaaagaaagtttgaAACCATGGTGGGATGTATAATTTCAAATACACAGATTTCAAGGAGAATGTTTGGTGGATACCACCCTCTTTAATCCTTAGACTTATGACTTGTCTTTTCACAATATTCTTCTTCCCTCTCTTCATtttcaatttgttttctttttaagagAATGCCTCCTGTCTAAGTAGTCTAACACATTGAAAGCCAAACACATACTTGATCTTAATTTCAAATTGTTTTCCTAACCAAAGCAATTTAGAACAAGTCCATGACATAAACATTTTCCAAACATACTCATAATCAAAACGCATCAGGTTAATTAGGTAGCTTACCTAGTTATTGTAAACAAACCCCATCAATTGTTTGTGGTCAGGAACGAACCACTAATTGAATTTAGATGggattgtttcaaaaaaaattaatcaaatttagATGGAAATtaaatggaattttttttattaattaattggGGGTGGTAGGGCTTTAACCAGTCTGTGgcaataaataataatttaagtgTATTTAGTGTGGATCATGTGAAAGTCATCAGAGCTTACCTGTCTCTTTTAATTTAATCTCTCttgatttttctatatatatgcaCCGGGTCTGTGACTTAATACAATCCATGCGTTTCGCGACCATAACAAACAAAACATACCATGCTGCTGCAGATAATTAGTTACACAAAACactatatatacacaaaaacaTTTCGCACACATTTGTGTATCACGTCTAAATTTATTAGTAGACAAAGCTTGACAGAGTAGAACAAACAAGAGAAGGAACATCAGAAGACCAACCAATGTATCATTTATAACCTGTGTTAGCGAGCCATAacgaaactaaaaaaaatatagtcaTTCAATATGTATGCACCTCCAATAATATCCTTAAATCCAAATTAAcccaaaattaataaaaaagaaaaaaaaccaccAATGAGAAGGTTCAAAgtgaaatgaaaataatattaattaattaaataaatagcaTTATGATACTACTAATTTCATCATCAAACTGAGAACAATTAACACCATGATCCACCACTCAACATCCCAGTCCAATACCCACCAGAAGTAGCAGCTGCATCACCACCACTAACTCGTTTCTGATGATCATTAATGTCGACATTACTTGTTGCTGACGAAGAAGAAACTGGCAGTTTCAAATCCTCAAAAGGAAACAAGGGCCTTCCATTCACATCATCACCACCCGCTCCTCCTAGAAATCCTCCGGGGAAATCATTATTACGATGATGATCCAATGAAAACCCTAGCAGTGTGGTGCTTGAGTTACAAGGCTTGTAATGATCTTGCATCGAAAACCCTACAGATGTTGGATCTTGAGTATGAACTGGAAAACCCATAAATGAAGAATTCCCATTATTACTATTGTTGTTTCTTATGAAATCCAGAGGGGAAGTTGCCATAGCTGACGTGGCAGAAAATGAAGAACTAATCACTGTATTGTTGGTGCTCTTGTTGTTGTTCCCAGTGTTGTGGATGAGGTCAGTGAAGTTGGTCCTGATCAACCGGTCTGGTGGAAAACCTAAATTGAGATCTTGTTGAGTCGTCTCAAGGAATTTAGGGTTTTGACCGGTCAACCCTTGTTGAGACATGCTCACGAGGTGGTGGTGATGTTGATCAGAGTGATGCTTCTTTTTAGCTGGTTGTGTAGAAACCGAGTGGTTGTTACTTATGTCAGATGAAGAAATTGAAGAAGAGTGAGATCTCTTGTTCTTTCTTGAGCCACCACCAACAGGGATATTCCTAAGCGAACCGCCTTCGGTCCAATACCGTCTACAACCTTTGCAGAAGAATCTTGGCTGCGTCAAGCTATAATTGTTATAGTAACAAAACTTTGTATTGGTTGAGTTACATCTTGGACAGTTTATAGCTTGGTCCTTTTCTGGCCTTGCCTTCCTCTCCGCTCCACATGCCGCCCCAGCGGGTGGTGGCTGCTGCGGCTGGGACGGTTGCGGGTTTGGACATGTGTTTGTTACTATTTGATCCAAGGGCTTCACTACAATCTCCTGAtcatcaaaatcacaaaaatcaATTCTTCCAACCATTAGCACAGAAGCATATTATATATGTGAAGGCATAATTAACTTATATGTTTCATTATGAACGAGTAAATGATTTTTCATGAAGATATAAATGATTGGGAAATTTGACAAAGGCTGCCtttaaccaaaaacataaaaagaaaaaaaaaagcaaattgATAAAGGGTAAAGTGAGAAAACATATGtttaatatgtatgaaaagaaaagagaaacataaaaaGAAGATCCAAAACCTTTGAACTCTAGGTTAGTGTCAGGTACTGAGCCTAAGATGAATCAAATGATCCAATCTATACCAACACATACATAGTAGAGTAATAAGGGTGTGGATATATGCatagataatatatatgtatatgtttgtgTATACCTGTGGCCACTGAGCCGTATCCATAGATGAGCTTCCTCAGATGAGCAGAAACAAACCTGGTATTTTCTTTCCTTAGTTTAATTCTACTTAGatttgaaagaagaagaaaaagttaGTTTTCGTTGGATGAAGAGAAAGGAAATTTTGATGGCTGAGAAATCTTTTTTGAATGAGGAACTTCTTTGTGTGCTTGTCGGATCACATCTGCTTTATGgtagaggagagagagagagagagagagagagagagagagagagagagagagagagagagagagagagagagagagagagagagagagagagagagagagagagagaagagagagagagagagagagagagcaaattgTACAATATAAGATTTACTAAAACATTCTGAGTGGGAAATCTTTGTCCTAattgaaataatcaaataggcTAATACGCGTCCATATATAATACATACATGTATGTACGAGCTTTGATATTATACACATATAAAATTGCCAGAAACTTTTACATTACTTGCAACTTAATGAAATGATTTTCACATACCTCGTAGAAGGGTTTTATGCCACAGTTTATTGTTTTATCTAGTTTACACATTTCATAGGAAAGTAGCTACAGCATTCATATGATTCTTTTTTGTAAATGCCATTTCGCGAAAAaggattaataaatttgaaatttcattaaaaaatgaaataattatgtgacaaaatataaaatggaAGGATTACAAATACTGAAACTTCTGTATATACGTAGAacttgtttttaattataaatattgaaaCTTCCGCACAtccaaattttagaaaaaaaaaaaaaaaacttccgtACATTAATCGTAAATCACATCCAACCTCAAATAAAAGATGAGCTGGTGATGTTCTTGAATNNNNNNNNNNNNNNNNNNNNNNNNNNNNNNNNNNNNNNNNNNNNNNNNNNNNNNNNNNNNNNNNNNNNNNNNNNNNNNNNNNNNNNNNNNNNNNNNNNNNTTGGACTTTACCGGCGGCGGTACTTGCACTAGCTGGAGTAAAGCCTCCAATATGTATGAAGTTCTTAGCTTCATGAAGTGAATCTCACTTATGCAATTATAAGAAGTAAAGGGTTATATGATCATCCTATTCTTAATATATTAAGAAGACGTGTGAACAAgaatctatctttttttttttgggtaggAACTAGGGTAAAATATACTAGCATGGAGTCGTGGTTTAatcaaaataagtttttttttgtcctttGTTCTTACGTCAACAGATCTTGCTCTGTTATTACCTGTGCATcttattttgggttgtctgAAACAGTTTTTGCCGTTGGCCCATAAATTTAACATTGGTGTCCATCTACTTTCGAAGTTTCATATCATGGTTCACTCATCACAAACGTGTTAGAGATAATTTGTTAAACTAGAATTTTCCAAGTTATGTAACACTTTCCAGTTGTTTCTTTGATTGGTTAATTATgaaaagatgaaaaagaaaaactagagCACTTgtcaacaatttttttgtgtGACTGATTATATATGAAGACGTTGACCTACGTAAGGTCACATGGATGAGATGGACCAATTATTAGTTTCCATCCACCTTTACCCATTACGTAACCATATTAACAtgcaaattataatattatataataatatatatgattattcaTAGATCCAATATCGATTTTAATCTTACTTAAACCAACTATAATTTGATCTAATTTACTTAGATGTCTGGCATAATATTAGTAACAAATTCTTAATTCATAGATTATAGACAGGTTTTTGACAAAACATTATAACCACTTAATATTATATGATTGTTGAATTTTGACACCATAATTCAGACtagaataaatacaaaatattttaaaactttccCAACACCTATTATCTTATGAAATCCTTTCTAAAACCAGTAGATTGCTTACTTATTAAGAACGATTTATATTTGGTCAgtgtattgaaatattaaaaataatcaaatatttattagtaaatttatatttttcatatgaaATCCTTCCCCAAACCCGTAAATGTCTTACTTATTAAGGacgatttatattttatactaaaagtttgtgtacataatattaaaattatcaaatatttgttAGTATTTTGACTTTCCagtagaaataaatatttgacttctacaaaaaaaatatcctttctgtttttaataagtGTTACTTTagcattttcatatatattaaatagtatttGAAAcgtattaattttttattattaattacacatatttaactaatatatagtACTTTgagataataaaattatttataaaatcaataaagtttacaataaattttaaattgaaagtaattattattttgaattgaAATTATAAAGTGACAATTTTGTGTAAGAAGAGAAAATGCTAGAATGAcactattataaaatagaaacaatATATATGGGAAATTAGGTAACCAAACAGAAACAACATGAAAGCAACAAGAGAGAGAATTAAGCAAACAAATAATGACTCATACCGATACAAGTACAACCCACCGGTTACCTGTCCCATCTTCTAATATCTCcttaattcttttttattttaattaaattgtcACATTTTCCAAAAGCCTATATTAATCTCCTCTTCATATTCGAAGAAGACATACAGTTGTGTCTTCCTGAATTCTCTAATCTCTTGATCAAATGGGGAGCGAGGAAGTCGTGGTGGTTGGAGGGGAGAGAGCAGGAGCTGCGATCGTGTATGGAGCGGAGGAGTGTTACAAGAAGTCGGTGGAGCTTCTAGAGGAGCTAGGGTTTCCAAAAGGTGTGATGCCTTTGAAGAACCTCGTGGAGTGTGAAAGTGTAAATGTTTCGATGGATATTTCATTGATCacaaatgtgtatatatacaaagaCTCAAGTCTATCGATATCTAGCATATCTTAACCATACAAGAATATACACAAGAATATACTTATCATATAGTTAGGATACTATGATATCCTAACTAACACTCCCCCGCAGTCGGAGCGGAGGTTCTCGAACGCTCAGGCTGGAGCGAAACTGTGTGAACAATGAAGAAGGCAATCCCTTCGTGAAGATGTCAGCGTATTGTAGATGCGTCGGAACATGGAGAACACGGACCTGGCCCAAAGACACTTTCTCTCTGACGAAATGTATGTCAATCTCGATATGTTTGGTTCGTTGGTGATGAACTGGATTCGAGGACAGATAGACGGCAGAGATGTTATCGCAGTAGACGATTGTGGCTTTAGTAAGAGGGCATCCAAGTTCAAAGAACAAGTTGCGAAGCCATGTTGTCTCAGCCACTGCATTTGCAACACCCCGATACTCGGCTTCGGCACTAGATCGAGATACTGTCGGCTGTCGTTTGGAGGACCAAGCAATAAGACTATCCCCAAGAAAGACACAATAGCCTGAAGTGGAACGTCGCGTGTTAGGACATCCTGCCCAGTCAGCATCTGAATAGGCGATGAGGTCAGTAGTCGAGGACTTTGTAATCTGCAAACCATGACTGATCGTGCCTTTGATGTAGCGGAGGATGCGTTTCAGAGCTGTGAAATGAGGTTCCCTCGGGTCATGCATAAAGAGACACACCTGCTGGACCGCATAGGAGATATCTGGTCTGGTGAAAGTCAGGTATTGTAGTGCACCAGCCAAGCTGCGGTAGAGGGAGGGATCTGAAACACGTGGTCCATCATCATCAGCAAGCTTTGATTTAGTATCAACAGGAGTGTTGCAGGGATTGCAATTCGTCATGGAAGCCCGATGAAGAATGTCTGCAACATAGTTCTGCTGACTGAGAAACAAACCCGTATCATTATATGTGACAGAGATGCCGAGAAAATGGTGAAGACGCCCAAGATCAGAGATGTCAAAGACGGAGGAAAGAGCCGAGATCGTGGTGTCAACAAGGGCCGTTGTGGAGCCGGTAATGATGATATCGTCGACGTAAAGGAGAATGTAGAGAAGCTGCTTGCCATTGTTGAACACAAACAACGAGGGATCAGTGCGACTTTGCTTGAAACCAAGTTGCTTGACCGCAGACGCGAACTTTGTGTACCAAATGCGCGGTGCCTGTTTAAGACCATACAAAGAACGTTTAAGTAAGCAAACATGGTTGGGTTTAGTCTTGTCGGTATAGCCTGGTGGTTGGTGCATATAAACTGTCTCTGCAAGATCGCcgtgaagaaatgcattcttaaCGTCAAGTTGCCGAAGAGGCCAATCGCGAGCCACAGCAAGATGAAGGACAGACCGTATTGTTGCAGGTTTAATGACAGGGCTGAACGTCTCGTCGCAGTCAATGCCGGGTTGTTGAGATTTGCCATTAACCACCAGTCTTGATTTGTAGCGTTTGAGCGTACCATCTGCATTAAACTTATGACAATGCAACCACATAGAACGAAGAATGTTAGTTCCAGGAGGGGGCCGAGGTACTAAGACCCACGTACCACGTTTAATATGAGCACCATGTTCCTCATCCATGGAACCGTGCCAATGAGGATCTTTTGCGGCCTGTATATgagaaagaggaagaggagaaatACTGTCGGTgtgaagacaaagaggaacccGAGGTTTAGTGATGCCAGTTTTACTCCGAGTGACCATCGGATGATTGTTTGTAGGTGGCGGAGTGATGCCAACCGTAGGAGATGGAAGAGTAGGAGGCGGAATGATAGGTGGTGGTGATAAAGGAGgtgaaaaagaagagagagatggagGACTCGGTAAGATAGGTAACACCGAGAAAGGAAAGACGTCCTCAACAAAGGTCACATGGCGTGAAATAATGATCTTTCGGGTAGCAAGATTCAAGCATCTGTATCCACGATGAGTGGATGGATAGCCTAAAAAGACACACACCGATGAGCGAGGAGCAAGTTTGTGAGGTGAAGTAGATAAGCTGTTAGGGTAACAAAGGCATCCAAACACTCTAAGGTGAGAGTAAGAGACAGGAAGATTAAAGAGACGAGTGTAAGGAATAAAGTTGTTAATAGAAGAAGAAGGGAGAAGGTTGAGAACGTGTACTGCCGTAAGAAGAGATTCGACCCAAAATGTGATAGGCATGTTCGCTTGAAGAAGAAAAGTGCGAACAAGGTTGTTTATAGTTCGAAGCATCCGCTCAGCACGCCCATTTTGTTGAGATGTGTGTGGGCATGAAAAGCGGCTTGCAGTGCCGGTGCTGGCCAAATGATCAAGGAAGGCTCGAGAAGTATATTCACCACCGTTGTCGCACTGCAAGGCTTTAATTGTTGTGCCAAATTGGGTATGCACATAAGCTGAGAAATGAAGATATTTAGCAAAAGTATCACTTTTTCTATGTAATGGATAAACCCAAATAAAATGAGAGAAGTGATCCAAGAAAAGAAGATAGTATTTATAACCCGCGTTACTTGAGACAGGAGAAGTCCAAATATCTGAATGTATTATTTGAAAAGGCTTAGTAACAATAGTAGAAGAAGAACTGAAAGGAAGGCGAACATGTTTACCCAATTTGCATGCATGACACAAAGTTGTCATATCTgcatttttattagaaaaaccAAAAGAATTTAA
It encodes:
- the LOC108853665 gene encoding dof zinc finger protein DOF4.6 — encoded protein: MDTAQWPQEIVVKPLDQIVTNTCPNPQPSQPQQPPPAGAACGAERKARPEKDQAINCPRCNSTNTKFCYYNNYSLTQPRFFCKGCRRYWTEGGSLRNIPVGGGSRKNKRSHSSSISSSDISNNHSVSTQPAKKKHHSDQHHHHLVSMSQQGLTGQNPKFLETTQQDLNLGFPPDRLIRTNFTDLIHNTGNNNKSTNNTVISSSFSATSAMATSPLDFIRNNNSNNGNSSFMGFPVHTQDPTSVGFSMQDHYKPCNSSTTLLGFSLDHHRNNDFPGGFLGGAGGDDVNGRPLFPFEDLKLPVSSSSATSNVDINDHQKRVSGGDAAATSGGYWTGMLSGGSWC